The following proteins are encoded in a genomic region of Mycobacterium kiyosense:
- a CDS encoding hypothetical protein (frameshifted, insertion at around 3315432,3315426,3315429, deletion at around 3315450,3315429,3315447): MFGAGGAGGVGGSGGLGAGIGGGGGAGGNGGNAVVFGGDGGVGGAGGAPNGVSGAAGQPGHSLFRALGLPAAAAAAPGLAASVPILQPYEDLLNNTVANLRSIGTAYLADPSPFLQQILANQYDYGRLTLTSLTNAARDFTIGVAGIPFSLQVAFQDLLAGDTSGALRAVGGAVLNTLVTGLNASDLSNIKLVGTLGDLLPILSIPGDFAQNVTNVINTALDTNIAAVINAATLSGSITFGLPLALAVDALGAPLTSTMATVSSATTFIGALQAGNISAALTSLVDAPAAITDAFLNGQVTLPLALSLSGLPPATIGVPVGGILSPLRPFTATVNLSPLPPISIVLGGTTTGGIVPALLGYAPAQLAAAIS, from the coding sequence TTGTTCGGTGCCGGTGGTGCGGGTGGGGTCGGTGGCTCCGGCGGACTCGGGGCGGGCATCGGTGGCGGCGGAGGCGCCGGCGGCAACGGCGGCAACGCCGTCGTCTTCGGCGGAGACGGCGGAGTGGGTGGCGCCGGCGGCGCACCGAACGGGGTCAGCGGAGCTGCCGGCCAACCGGGCCACAGCTTGTTCAGAGCGCTGGGGCTACCCGCTGCGGCGGCCGCCGCGCCGGGCCTGGCCGCAAGCGTCCCGATCTTGCAGCCGTACGAAGACCTGCTCAACAACACGGTCGCCAACCTGCGCAGCATCGGCACGGCATACCTCGCTGACCCGTCGCCGTTCCTTCAGCAGATCCTGGCCAACCAATACGACTACGGGCGGCTGACCCTGACGTCGCTCACCAATGCGGCCCGCGACTTCACCATCGGCGTGGCCGGAATCCCGTTCAGTTTGCAGGTGGCCTTCCAGGATCTGCTGGCGGGAGATACCAGCGGTGCGTTGCGCGCAGTCGGCGGGGCGGTGCTGAATACCCTTGTGACCGGTCTGAACGCTTCCGATCTGTCGAACATCAAGCTGGTCGGCACCCTGGGTGATCTGCTGCCCATACTGAGCATCCCCGGCGACTTCGCGCAGAACGTCACGAACGTGATCAACACCGCGTTGGACACCAATATCGCGGCGGTGATCAATGCCGCGACGCTCAGCGGCAGCATCACATTCGGTCTTCCGCTGGCGCTGGCCGTCGACGCCCTGGGAGCGCCGCTCACCAGCACGATGGCGACGGTCAGCAGCGCGACGACGTTCATCGGCGCGCTTCAGGCGGGCAACATCTCGGCGGCCTTGACCTCACTCGTCGACGCTCCGGCAGCCATCACCGACGCCTTCCTCAACGGTCAGGTGACGCTGCCGCTGGCGTTGTCGCTGTCCGGATTGCCTCCGGCGACCATCGGTGTTCCGGTCGGCGGCATCCTCTCGCCGCTGCGGCCGTTCACCGCAACCGTGAACCTGTCTCCGCTGCCGCCGATCTCCATCGTGCTCGGCGGTACGACCACCGGCGGCATCGTCCCGGCGCTGCTGGGTTACGCACCGGCGCAACTCGCAGCTGCGATTTCGTAG
- a CDS encoding hypothetical protein (frameshifted, deletion at around 3318239): MTADLPARVAGVDYPPGTTARRLTQIGARVAQDGDTLTVTPPSWRPDLLQVADLVEEVLRLEGLEAIPSVLPAAPAGRGLTATQQRRRAIGKSLALSGYVEILPTPFLPAGVFDLWGLPPDDARRTTTKVVNPLEADRPALATTLLPALLEALGRNVSRGLGDVALFAIAQVVQPTEQTRGVELIAVDRRPTDAEIAALDASLPRQPQHVAAVLAGLREPRGPWGPGRAVEAADAFEAVRIIARASGIDVTLRAAQHLPWHPGRCAEVLVGDTLVGHAGQLHPAVIERAGLPKGTCAVELDLDAIPTGRQLPAPRVSPFPAVFQDLSLVVAADVPAQSVLDAVRDGAGALLEHIQLFDVFVGPQIGDDRKSLTFALRFRAPDRTLTEDDASAARDAAVRCAADRVGAFLRG; encoded by the coding sequence GTGACCGCCGACCTGCCGGCCCGCGTCGCGGGCGTCGACTACCCGCCGGGCACCACCGCGCGTCGTCTCACCCAGATCGGCGCCCGCGTGGCCCAGGACGGGGATACCCTCACCGTGACTCCACCGAGCTGGCGCCCGGACCTGCTGCAGGTCGCCGACCTCGTCGAGGAAGTGCTACGGCTGGAGGGGCTGGAAGCCATACCGTCGGTGCTGCCCGCCGCACCCGCGGGACGCGGCCTGACGGCTACCCAGCAGCGCCGCCGCGCGATCGGCAAGTCGCTGGCCCTGTCGGGCTACGTCGAGATCCTGCCGACGCCGTTTCTGCCGGCCGGTGTGTTCGACCTGTGGGGGCTGCCGCCCGACGACGCTCGCCGCACCACCACCAAAGTGGTCAACCCGCTCGAGGCCGACCGCCCGGCGCTGGCCACCACGTTGCTCCCGGCGCTTCTGGAAGCATTGGGCCGCAACGTGTCCCGAGGTTTGGGCGATGTCGCGCTGTTCGCCATCGCCCAGGTGGTCCAGCCGACCGAACAGACCCGTGGCGTCGAGTTGATCGCGGTCGATCGCCGGCCCACCGATGCCGAGATCGCCGCGTTGGACGCGTCGCTGCCGCGCCAGCCGCAACATGTCGCCGCGGTGCTGGCCGGGCTGCGTGAGCCGCGCGGGCCGTGGGGCCCGGGGCGCGCCGTCGAGGCGGCCGACGCATTCGAGGCGGTGCGCATTATCGCCCGCGCCAGTGGAATCGACGTCACGCTGCGGGCGGCCCAACATCTGCCGTGGCATCCGGGTAGGTGCGCCGAGGTGCTGGTCGGCGACACCCTGGTCGGTCATGCCGGCCAGCTGCATCCTGCCGTCATCGAACGCGCCGGCCTGCCCAAGGGCACCTGCGCTGTCGAGCTGGATCTGGATGCGATACCGACCGGCCGGCAACTGCCGGCGCCGCGGGTGTCGCCGTTCCCCGCGGTATTCCAGGATCTCAGCCTGGTGGTGGCCGCCGACGTACCCGCTCAGTCGGTCCTGGATGCCGTTCGTGACGGCGCGGGGGCACTGCTCGAGCACATCCAATTGTTCGACGTGTTCGTCGGGCCCCAGATCGGCGACGACCGAAAGTCACTGACGTTCGCCCTTCGTTTCCGCGCGCCGGACCGCACCCTGACCGAGGACGACGCGAGCGCGGCCCGCGACGCCGCGGTGCGCTGCGCGGCCGATCGGGTCGGAGCCTTCCTGCGCGGCTGA
- a CDS encoding hypothetical protein (frameshifted, deletion at around 3318239) has protein sequence MRVPYSWLRDVVRAGAPDWDVSVTELQEALVRVGHEIEEVIELGPVDGPLAVGRVTDIEELSGFKKPIRACLVDVGADQPQEIVCGATNFKVGDLVAVALPGATLPGDFKIAARKTYGRNSNGMICSAAELGLSADHSGILVLPPGTAEPGADATVVLGLDDVVFHLAITPDRGYAMSVRGLAREIACAFDLKFVDPAEVPPLPVEGEAWPLTVDPATEVRRFALRPVVGIDPAAVSPWWLQRRLLLSGIRPTSPAVDVTNYVMIELGHPMHAHDRARITGGFAVRFARPGETVITLDDVERKLEPADVLIVDDVATTAIGGVMGAASTEVRADSTEILLEAAVWDPAAISRTQRRLHLPSEAARRYERAVDPAISVAVLDRCARLLVDIAGELPSRA, from the coding sequence ATGCGCGTTCCGTACAGCTGGCTGCGTGATGTGGTCCGCGCCGGCGCCCCGGACTGGGACGTCAGCGTAACCGAGCTGCAAGAGGCGCTGGTCCGGGTCGGGCACGAGATCGAAGAAGTGATCGAGCTCGGTCCGGTCGACGGGCCCTTGGCCGTCGGCCGGGTGACCGACATCGAGGAACTCAGCGGATTCAAGAAACCCATCCGCGCCTGCCTGGTCGACGTCGGTGCCGACCAGCCGCAGGAAATCGTTTGTGGCGCAACAAATTTCAAAGTGGGTGACCTGGTTGCCGTGGCGCTTCCGGGGGCCACGCTGCCCGGCGACTTCAAGATCGCTGCACGCAAGACTTACGGCCGCAACTCCAACGGCATGATCTGTTCGGCGGCCGAACTGGGTTTGAGCGCCGACCATTCCGGGATCCTGGTGCTGCCGCCGGGCACCGCCGAGCCAGGAGCGGACGCGACCGTCGTCCTGGGCCTGGACGACGTCGTCTTTCACCTCGCCATCACACCCGACCGTGGCTACGCGATGTCGGTGCGCGGGCTGGCCCGCGAAATCGCCTGCGCCTTCGACCTGAAGTTCGTCGACCCCGCCGAAGTTCCGCCGCTGCCCGTCGAAGGCGAAGCGTGGCCGCTGACCGTCGACCCGGCGACGGAGGTGCGCCGGTTCGCGCTGCGCCCGGTCGTCGGGATCGATCCGGCGGCGGTGTCACCGTGGTGGCTGCAGCGACGACTGCTGCTGTCCGGCATCCGTCCCACCTCGCCGGCCGTCGACGTCACCAACTACGTGATGATCGAGCTCGGCCATCCGATGCACGCCCACGACCGGGCCCGCATCACCGGAGGCTTCGCGGTGCGCTTCGCCCGCCCCGGCGAGACCGTGATCACCCTCGACGACGTCGAACGCAAACTCGAACCCGCCGACGTCCTGATCGTCGACGACGTCGCAACCACGGCCATCGGCGGCGTCATGGGCGCGGCCAGCACCGAGGTGCGCGCGGACTCCACCGAGATCCTGCTGGAAGCCGCCGTCTGGGACCCGGCCGCGATCTCGCGCACCCAGCGCCGGCTCCACCTGCCCAGCGAGGCCGCGCGCCGGTACGAGCGCGCGGTGGACCCGGCCATCTCGGTGGCCGTCCTGGATCGCTGCGCACGGCTGCTCGTCGACATCGCCGGGGAGTTGCCGAGCCGAGCCTGA
- the pheS gene encoding phenylalanine--tRNA ligase alpha subunit, with amino-acid sequence MGDQPVDLSPEALAKAVEAARQAIARADSLDALAHTKTEYLGDRSPLALARQALGNLPKDQRADAGKRVNIARSEVQRSYDERLATLRAERDAAVLVAERIDVTLPSTRQPTGARHPITILAEHVADTFVAMGWELAEGPEVETEQFNFDALNFPPDHPARSEQDTFYIAPENSRQLLRTHTSPVQVRTLLERELPVYIISIGRTFRTDELDATHTPVFHQVEGLAVDRGLTMAHLRGTLDAFARAEFGAQARTRMRPHFFPFTEPSAEVDVWFEGKKGGADWVEWGGCGMVHPNVLRAAGIDPHEYSGFAFGMGLERTLQFRNGIPDMRDMVEGDVRFSLPFGVGA; translated from the coding sequence GTGGGTGATCAACCCGTCGATCTGTCGCCGGAAGCCCTGGCGAAAGCGGTCGAGGCCGCCCGGCAGGCCATCGCGCGCGCCGACAGCCTGGATGCGCTCGCGCACACCAAGACCGAGTATCTCGGCGACCGTTCCCCGTTGGCACTGGCCCGGCAAGCGCTGGGCAACCTGCCCAAGGACCAACGCGCCGACGCCGGTAAGCGGGTCAACATCGCGCGCAGCGAGGTCCAGCGCAGCTACGACGAACGCCTGGCCACGCTGCGCGCCGAGCGGGACGCTGCGGTGCTGGTCGCCGAACGCATCGACGTCACGTTGCCGTCGACTCGGCAGCCCACCGGCGCGCGGCATCCGATCACCATCCTGGCCGAGCACGTCGCCGACACGTTCGTTGCGATGGGCTGGGAGTTGGCCGAGGGTCCGGAGGTCGAGACCGAGCAGTTCAACTTCGACGCCTTGAACTTCCCGCCGGACCATCCGGCCCGCAGCGAGCAGGACACGTTCTACATCGCTCCGGAGAATTCGCGGCAGCTGCTGCGCACCCACACCTCGCCGGTGCAGGTGCGCACCCTGCTCGAGCGGGAGCTGCCGGTGTACATCATCTCGATCGGCCGTACCTTCCGCACCGACGAACTCGACGCCACCCACACTCCCGTCTTCCACCAGGTCGAAGGCCTGGCCGTGGACCGTGGCCTCACCATGGCGCACCTGCGCGGCACCCTCGATGCGTTCGCACGGGCCGAATTCGGTGCCCAGGCCCGCACCCGGATGCGCCCGCACTTCTTTCCGTTCACCGAGCCGTCGGCGGAGGTCGACGTGTGGTTCGAAGGCAAGAAGGGTGGCGCGGACTGGGTGGAATGGGGCGGCTGCGGCATGGTGCATCCCAACGTGCTGCGGGCTGCCGGCATCGATCCCCACGAGTACTCGGGTTTCGCCTTCGGCATGGGGTTGGAGCGAACCCTGCAGTTCCGCAACGGCATTCCCGACATGCGCGACATGGTGGAAGGTGACGTCCGCTTCTCCCTGCCGTTCGGGGTGGGCGCCTGA
- a CDS encoding hypothetical protein (frameshifted, insertion at around 3320897,3320845), giving the protein MFSEIFARLFRVRFTVAYMATLFGVSITMLMLSPQAHDRLIRHASTNLHNLSHGRLHTLLGSAFVVEAGPLWFWMPFLTCLLVLAELHLRTVRLIVAFLVGHIGATLVVAAALALAVKMGWMPWTITRASDVGMSYGALAALGALTATIPRPWRPAWIAWWISLSVTAAVVGGDFTNAGHAVAVLLGGADLDSLPCAGPLDARCAASCC; this is encoded by the coding sequence ATGTTTTCCGAGATTTTCGCCCGGCTGTTCCGGGTTCGCTTCACCGTGGCCTACATGGCCACGTTATTCGGTGTCAGCATCACCATGCTGATGCTGAGCCCGCAGGCCCACGATCGGCTGATCAGGCACGCCAGCACCAATCTGCACAACCTGTCGCACGGCCGGCTGCACACGCTGCTCGGTAGCGCGTTTGTGGTCGAGGCGGGTCCGCTGTGGTTCTGGATGCCGTTTTTGACCTGTCTGCTGGTGCTCGCCGAACTGCACCTGCGCACGGTGCGGCTGATCGTGGCGTTTCTGGTGGGTCACATCGGGGCCACGCTCGTGGTGGCCGCTGCGCTGGCCCTAGCGGTGAAGATGGGCTGGATGCCGTGGACGATCACCCGCGCCAGCGACGTCGGGATGAGCTACGGCGCGCTGGCGGCCCTGGGTGCGTTGACTGCCACCATCCCGCGGCCCTGGCGACCGGCGTGGATCGCCTGGTGGATTTCGTTGAGCGTGACGGCCGCAGTCGTCGGGGGCGACTTCACCAACGCAGGTCACGCGGTGGCCGTCCTGCTGGGGGGTGCTGATCTCGACTCGCTTCCGTGCGCAGGTCCACTGGACGCCCGCTGCGCTGCTTCATGTTGCTGA
- a CDS encoding adenylate cyclase, whose product MEVAPDGAKSGSADETTTAVAEDAPRRRSPARWLRNTNRSPGVVNFVKRARRLLPGDPEFGDPLSTAGEGGPRAAARAAHRLLGDRDAASREVSLGVLQVWQAMTEAVSRKPANPEVTLVFTDLVGYSSWSLQAGDEAALALLRQVARAVESPLLDAGGHIVKRTGDGIMAVFRRPAVAVQAVIAAEEAIKSVEVQGYTPRMRVGIHTGRPQRLGSDWLGVDVNIAARVMERATKGGIMISSPTLDLIPQSELDAMGVTARRARRPMFSSKLTGIPPDLAIYRLKVGRHLTAGDNTDETNVHA is encoded by the coding sequence GTGGAGGTCGCGCCCGACGGAGCAAAGTCCGGCTCAGCCGACGAGACCACGACGGCGGTGGCCGAAGACGCTCCTCGACGGCGGTCCCCGGCCAGGTGGCTCCGCAACACCAACCGCAGCCCAGGCGTGGTGAACTTCGTCAAGCGGGCCCGGCGCTTGCTGCCCGGCGACCCCGAATTCGGCGATCCGCTCTCGACGGCCGGTGAGGGTGGTCCCCGTGCCGCGGCCCGCGCCGCCCACCGGTTACTCGGGGATCGCGACGCGGCATCGCGCGAGGTCAGCCTGGGTGTGTTACAGGTGTGGCAGGCGATGACCGAGGCGGTCTCGCGCAAACCGGCAAACCCCGAAGTGACGCTGGTGTTCACCGATCTGGTGGGTTACTCCTCGTGGTCACTGCAGGCCGGCGACGAGGCCGCCTTGGCCTTGTTGCGGCAGGTGGCGCGCGCCGTCGAGTCTCCGCTGCTGGATGCCGGCGGACACATCGTCAAGCGCACGGGCGATGGCATCATGGCGGTCTTCCGGCGCCCTGCCGTTGCGGTCCAGGCCGTCATCGCTGCCGAGGAAGCCATCAAATCCGTTGAGGTACAAGGATATACACCTCGGATGCGGGTCGGCATCCACACCGGACGGCCGCAGCGGCTGGGTTCGGACTGGCTGGGCGTCGACGTCAACATCGCGGCGCGGGTGATGGAACGCGCCACCAAAGGCGGGATCATGATCTCGAGTCCGACTCTTGATCTGATACCGCAAAGCGAGCTGGACGCGATGGGCGTCACCGCCCGGCGGGCGCGCAGGCCGATGTTCTCCAGCAAACTCACCGGCATCCCACCTGACTTGGCGATATATCGCCTCAAGGTTGGTAGGCACTTGACAGCTGGCGATAACACGGATGAGACAAATGTCCATGCATAG
- the tsnR gene encoding RNA methyltransferase, translated as MQAALTERSARVAAAVKLHRHVGRRRDGRFLAEGFNLVQAAAARGLVREVFVTEDAARRHEALLAAQAAPVHLVTERAAKSLSDTVTPAGLVAVCEIPQTTLDEVLDSSPRLIAVAVAIGEPGNAGTLIRIADAMGAAAVVLAGHSVDPYNGKCLRASAGSIFAVPVIVAHDAADALGRLRAAGLQLLATTVDGEISLDDADGLLGDPTAWLFGPESHGLPTEIAVQADRRLRIPMAGAAESLNVAAAAAICLYQSSRVLRLGSRG; from the coding sequence GTGCAGGCCGCGCTCACCGAACGTTCGGCCCGGGTGGCCGCGGCGGTCAAGTTGCACCGTCACGTGGGCCGGCGCCGCGACGGGCGGTTCCTGGCCGAGGGATTCAACCTGGTGCAGGCGGCTGCGGCGCGCGGCCTGGTTCGTGAGGTTTTCGTCACCGAAGACGCCGCGCGCCGCCACGAGGCGCTGCTGGCAGCACAGGCCGCACCGGTGCACCTGGTGACCGAGCGCGCCGCCAAGTCGTTGTCGGACACCGTCACACCGGCAGGTCTGGTGGCCGTGTGTGAGATTCCGCAGACCACGCTCGACGAGGTGCTCGACAGCTCGCCGAGGCTGATCGCCGTCGCCGTCGCAATCGGTGAACCCGGCAATGCCGGCACCTTGATCCGGATCGCCGATGCCATGGGCGCCGCGGCGGTGGTGCTGGCCGGACACAGCGTGGACCCGTACAACGGCAAGTGCTTGCGTGCCTCCGCCGGCAGCATCTTCGCGGTTCCCGTCATCGTTGCCCACGATGCCGCGGACGCGTTGGGCCGGCTGCGCGCGGCCGGTCTGCAGTTGCTGGCCACCACCGTGGACGGGGAGATCTCCCTGGATGACGCCGACGGGCTGCTGGGCGACCCGACGGCATGGTTGTTCGGGCCGGAATCCCACGGGCTGCCCACCGAAATCGCGGTCCAGGCCGATCGCCGCCTGCGTATCCCGATGGCCGGAGCAGCGGAGAGCCTCAATGTTGCGGCCGCGGCGGCGATCTGCCTGTATCAGAGTTCGCGTGTGTTGCGGCTGGGGTCGCGCGGCTGA
- the rplT gene encoding 50S ribosomal protein L20, which translates to MARVKRAVNAHKKRRSVLKASKGYRGQRSRLYRKAKEQQLHSLNYAYRDRRARKGEFRKLWISRINAAARANDITYNRLIQGLKAAGVEVDRKNLADIAISDPAAFTALVEVARAALPQDVNAPSGEAA; encoded by the coding sequence ATGGCACGCGTGAAGCGGGCGGTCAACGCCCACAAGAAGCGGCGCAGCGTCCTGAAGGCATCGAAGGGCTACCGCGGTCAGCGGTCCCGGCTCTACCGCAAAGCCAAAGAGCAGCAACTGCATTCGCTGAACTACGCCTACCGCGACCGTCGTGCCCGCAAGGGAGAGTTCCGCAAGTTGTGGATCTCGCGGATCAACGCCGCCGCGCGTGCCAACGACATCACCTACAACCGGCTGATCCAGGGCCTCAAGGCCGCGGGTGTCGAGGTCGACCGCAAGAACCTCGCCGACATCGCGATCAGTGATCCGGCGGCGTTCACCGCGCTCGTCGAGGTCGCCCGCGCCGCGCTGCCCCAGGACGTCAACGCTCCCTCCGGAGAAGCTGCCTAA
- the rpmI gene encoding 50S ribosomal protein L35, with the protein MPKAKTHSGASKRFRRTGTGKIVRQKANRRHLLEHKATKRTRRLDGRTVVAANDTKRVKSLLNG; encoded by the coding sequence ATGCCCAAGGCCAAGACTCACAGCGGGGCCTCGAAGCGGTTCCGGCGCACCGGAACCGGCAAGATCGTCCGGCAGAAAGCAAACCGCCGGCACTTGCTCGAGCACAAGGCCACTAAGCGCACCCGGCGGCTGGACGGTCGCACGGTCGTCGCGGCCAACGACACCAAGCGGGTCAAGTCGCTGCTCAACGGCTGA
- the infC gene encoding translation initiation factor IF-3, whose translation MPGLRLTQAAGAVQAVIGRHWALLLQGFFADGWCVPTAVSGCPGLDRTETQANEGGPISTETRVNERIRVPEVRLIGPGGEQVGIVRIEDALRVAADADLDLVEVAPNARPPVCKIMDYGKYKYEAAQKARESRKNQQQTVVKEQKLRPKIDDHDYETKKGHVVRFLEAGSKVKVTIMFRGREQSRPELGYRLLQRLGSDVAEYGFVETSAKQDGRNMTMVLAPHRGAKTRAKARNEGETAAKPPEDNPSAN comes from the coding sequence GTGCCTGGTCTGCGCTTGACGCAGGCGGCTGGAGCTGTCCAAGCCGTGATCGGTCGGCATTGGGCCCTGCTTCTGCAGGGCTTTTTTGCTGATGGTTGGTGTGTCCCCACCGCTGTTTCCGGCTGTCCAGGACTGGACCGCACTGAAACCCAAGCCAACGAGGGAGGCCCCATCAGCACTGAGACCCGCGTCAACGAGCGCATTCGCGTGCCTGAAGTTCGATTGATCGGCCCCGGGGGAGAGCAGGTCGGCATCGTGCGTATCGAAGACGCACTCCGCGTAGCCGCGGACGCCGATCTCGACCTTGTCGAAGTTGCTCCCAACGCCCGACCGCCGGTCTGCAAGATCATGGACTACGGCAAGTACAAGTACGAGGCGGCGCAGAAGGCGCGCGAATCGCGCAAGAACCAGCAGCAGACCGTCGTCAAGGAACAGAAGCTGCGACCCAAGATCGACGACCACGACTACGAGACGAAGAAGGGCCACGTGGTCCGCTTCCTCGAAGCGGGTTCCAAGGTCAAGGTCACCATCATGTTCCGCGGACGCGAGCAGTCGCGGCCCGAACTGGGTTACCGATTGTTGCAGCGTCTGGGCTCCGACGTGGCCGAGTACGGGTTCGTCGAGACGTCGGCCAAGCAGGACGGGCGCAACATGACGATGGTGCTGGCACCCCACCGCGGCGCGAAGACTCGCGCCAAGGCGCGGAACGAGGGCGAGACCGCGGCCAAGCCGCCTGAGGACAACCCGTCGGCGAACTGA